The proteins below are encoded in one region of Brassica napus cultivar Da-Ae chromosome A6, Da-Ae, whole genome shotgun sequence:
- the LOC106377057 gene encoding uncharacterized protein LOC106377057 yields the protein MMILDVCNEILKIQKLRRVVSYAGFYSFTAALTFFYTNNTTRAGFSRGDQFYASYPAGTELLTDTAKLYKAALGNCYESEDWGPVEFRIMAKHFERQGKSPYVYHSQYMAHLLSQGQLDGSG from the exons ATGATGATTTTGGATGTATGCAATGAGATTCTAAAGATCCAGAAGCTACGACGGGTCGTCTCTTACGCTGGGTTCTACAGCTTCACTGCCGCCCTTACATTCTTCTATACAAACAACAC GACAAGAGCTGGATTCTCAAGGGGCGATCAGTTCTATGCATCGTACCCTGCCGGTACCGAACTTCTGACCGACACAGCTAAG CTGTACAAAGCGGCGCTTGGGAACTGCTATGAATCTGAGGATTGGGGTCCTGTTGAGTTCCGTATAATGGCTAAGCATTTTGAACGCCAGGGAAAGTCTCCATACGTTTACCACTCT CAATACATGGCTCACCTTCTTTCTCAAGGCCAGCTCGATGGAAGTGGCTAG
- the LOC106377054 gene encoding serine carboxypeptidase-like 50, which yields MKHVPTLFLLLSTLLLAVSVESLPPPLFPDEALPTKSGYLPVKPAPGSSMFYTFYEAQKPTTTLTDTPLLIWLQGGPGCSSMIGNFYELGPWRVVSRATELEPNPGAWNRLFGLLFLDNPIGVGFSIASSKQDIPTNQRQMAEQLYAALVEFIEQNPGFEHRPVYITGESYAGKYVPAIGYYILREKPNGKVNLKGLAIGNGLTDPVTQIRTHAVNVYYSGLVNAKQREALEIAQEISISLVKAQKWREAADARLQLLTLLGNMTGLATLYNTARMIPYRTDLVVDLMNQREAKRVLGVSETMRFEECSDEVEEVLRGDVMKSVKFMVEYAVERTNVLLYQGMLDLRDGVVSTEEWMKTMNWSGLGLFLTAERRVWKDGNGDVAGYVQRWGNLSHVAVSGAGHFVPTDKAVNSRDMIEAWVLGKGLFGGEDGRQTLTSNVLESKSNRFDSEN from the coding sequence ATGAAGCACGTCCCTACACTCTTCCTCTTGCTCTCCACTCTCCTCCTCGCCGTCTCCGTCGAGTCTCTACCGCCTCCACTGTTTCCCGATGAAGCTCTACCCACTAAATCCGGTTACCTCCCGGTTAAACCCGCCCCAGGCTCCTCCATGTTCTATACCTTCTACGAAGCCCAAAAGCCAACTACAACTCTCACCGACACTCCACTTCTCATTTGGCTCCAAGGTGGGCCAGGCTGCTCTTCCATGATTGGCAACTTCTACGAGCTTGGCCCTTGGCGAGTAGTTTCACGCGCCACCGAGCTAGAACCCAACCCCGGCGCCTGGAACCGCTTATTCGGCTTACTTTTCTTGGATAACCCCATCGGAGTCGGATTCAGCATCGCCTCTTCAAAACAAGACATACCAACAAATCAGAGACAGATGGCAGAGCAGCTATACGCAGCTCTCGTGGAGTTCATCGAGCAGAACCCAGGTTTCGAACACCGACCGGTTTACATAACCGGCGAGAGCTACGCCGGGAAGTATGTCCCGGCCATTGGTTACTATATCCTCAGAGAAAAGCCCAATGGGAAGGTTAATCTAAAAGGCCTTGCCATAGGAAATGGGCTAACCGACCCGGTAACCCAAATCCGCACCCATGCGGTCAACGTCTATTACTCGGGCCTGGTCAACGCAAAACAGAGAGAAGCGCTGGAGATAGCTCAAGAGATATCAATATCTCTCGTGAAGGCTCAGAAATGGCGTGAAGCAGCAGATGCTAGACTCCAACTATTAACGCTACTAGGCAACATGACGGGACTCGCGACGCTCTACAACACCGCGCGAATGATACCGTACAGGACGGACCTAGTGGTGGACCTCATGAACCAGAGGGAGGCGAAACGGGTATTGGGAGTTAGCGAAACGATGCGTTTTGAGGAATGCAGCGATGAAGTGGAAGAGGTTTTACGAGGAGACGTGATGAAGAGCGTGAAGTTCATGGTGGAGTACGCGGTGGAGAGGACCAACGTGTTGTTGTACCAAGGTATGTTGGATCTAAGAGACGGCGTCGTTTCGACTGAGGAGTGGATGAAGACTATGAACTGGTCGGGGTTGGGGTTGTTTTTGACGGCTGAAAGGAGAGTGTGGAAAGACGGTAACGGTGATGTCGCGGGCTACGTACAGAGGTGGGGGAATTTGTCACACGTGGCGGTTTCAGGAGCGGGGCATTTCGTTCCGACAGATAAAGCTGTTAACTCGAGGGATATGATTGAAGCTTGGGTTCTGGGAAAAGGTCTGTTCGGTGGTGAGGATGGACGTCAGACATTAACGTCAAATGTTTTAGAGTCCAAGTCCAATAGatttgattctgaaaattga
- the LOC106377058 gene encoding 10 kDa chaperonin-like, whose amino-acid sequence MMKRLIPTFNRILVQRVIQPAKTESGILLPEKASKLNSGRVIAVGPGSRDKDGKLIPVSVKEGDTVLLPEYGGTQVKLGEKEYHLFRDEDVLGTLHED is encoded by the exons ATGATGAAGCGTCTGATCCCAACGTTCAACCGCATCCTGGTGCAGAGAGTCATCCAGCCTGCTAAAACTGAGAGTGGCATCCTCCTCCCTGAGAAAGCCTCCAAG CTGAACTCAGGCAGGGTGATAGCAGTGGGACCTGGATCAAGGGATAAGGACGGGAAATTGATTCCGGTCTCTGTCAAGGAAGGTGACACTGTTCTTCTTCCAGAGTACGGCGGCACTCAGGTCAAGCTCGGCGAGAAGGA GTACCATCTCTTCCGGGATGAGGACGTCTTGGGGACGTTGCACGAAGATTGA
- the LOC106374930 gene encoding uncharacterized protein LOC106374930, which yields MERTLISSSPFRFHPLTTSHRIATITKRRKQTTVCCDYYYQGGRVVDENMVVLRKRIHEMKMVERNYEPPSHWMQWEKRFYCSYDATICDALCILQTFLMNSRPSVAFGTLFLIFVSVPVSTAFFAFRIFDIVLWLMSAIHAG from the coding sequence atggaaCGCACACTGATCTCATCGTCACCATTCAGGTTCCACCCTTTGACGACGTCACACAGAATCGCCACCATAACTAAGAGGAGAAAACAAACCACCGTGTGTTGCGACTACTACTACCAAGGAGGACGAGTGGTGGACGAGAACATGGTGGTTCTTAGGAAACGGATCCATGAGATGAAGATGGTTGAACGAAACTACGAACCTCCTTCCCACTGGATGCAGTGGGAGAAACGTTTCTACTGCAGCTACGACGCTACTATATGTGACGCTCTCTGTATCCTCCAGACTTTCCTCATGAACTCTCGTCCCAGCGTGGCGTTTGGAACATTGTTTCTCATCTTTGTCAGCGTTCCCGTCTCCACTGCTTTCTTTGCGTTTCGCATCTTTGACATTGTTCTTTGGCTTATGAGTGCCATTCACGCAGGATGA